A section of the Clostridiisalibacter paucivorans DSM 22131 genome encodes:
- a CDS encoding phenylacetate--CoA ligase family protein: MGFNKIFIDKLVYPYMEKHKANKIRQYIRELKHSDKLSSQQIYKLQRGKLKKLLLHCIDNVPAYEEFKDLRGVINKDPYEGLRQISVLTKEKFLIDHDRYISKTVDKNTLIHNNTGGSTGEPVKFYLDRYTVEHYEAARWRSLSWWGIEPSDPSVMIWGSPIELSKASDIKYKLKERFLKNRIILPAYDINSKKMNEYVDKINKFKPKYIYGYASALYAFSKILMDKNIYVNIPLKGVLSTAETLHDYQRKAIERAFNCPVINEYGARDGGIIAYQCPKGHMHISAENLVLEIVDIQTKKPVEIGNRGLVLVTDLNNFAMPRLRYQLGDMAIISNKETQCEINLPILESIEGREDEMFISKDGKMVHGHYWNHIARNMSSIKQFQFIQHSNEKATLKVVKSSKFKQKDIDNFVEEIENVLGVEEVNVKYMKDIPTSNSGKIRYAIREFDID; this comes from the coding sequence ATGGGATTCAACAAAATTTTTATAGATAAATTAGTATATCCATATATGGAAAAACACAAAGCTAATAAGATTAGACAATATATAAGGGAATTAAAACATAGTGACAAGCTATCTAGTCAACAGATATATAAATTACAGCGTGGAAAATTAAAGAAATTATTATTGCATTGTATAGATAATGTGCCTGCATATGAAGAATTTAAAGATTTGAGGGGAGTAATAAATAAAGATCCTTATGAGGGATTGAGACAGATATCTGTGTTGACAAAGGAAAAGTTTTTAATAGATCATGATAGATATATTAGTAAAACTGTAGATAAAAATACTTTGATACATAATAATACAGGAGGATCTACAGGGGAGCCAGTGAAATTTTATTTAGATAGATATACTGTGGAGCATTATGAAGCTGCTAGGTGGAGGAGTCTATCGTGGTGGGGAATAGAACCCAGTGATCCATCTGTGATGATATGGGGTTCGCCTATTGAACTGTCTAAGGCATCGGATATTAAGTATAAATTAAAAGAAAGATTTCTTAAAAATAGGATTATACTTCCTGCATATGATATAAATTCTAAAAAAATGAATGAATATGTAGATAAAATAAATAAGTTTAAGCCGAAATATATCTATGGTTATGCATCAGCACTATATGCATTTTCAAAAATATTGATGGATAAAAATATATATGTAAATATACCTTTGAAGGGAGTACTATCTACAGCAGAAACACTCCATGACTATCAGAGAAAAGCTATAGAAAGGGCATTTAATTGTCCTGTAATTAATGAGTATGGCGCTAGAGATGGTGGGATAATAGCATACCAATGTCCCAAAGGACATATGCATATATCTGCTGAAAATTTAGTGCTAGAAATAGTTGATATACAGACTAAAAAACCTGTTGAAATAGGAAATAGGGGATTAGTTTTAGTAACAGATCTAAATAACTTTGCTATGCCTAGATTAAGATATCAATTGGGGGATATGGCCATTATATCTAATAAAGAGACCCAATGTGAGATTAATCTTCCTATATTAGAGTCTATAGAAGGTAGAGAAGATGAAATGTTTATATCTAAAGATGGAAAAATGGTACATGGACATTATTGGAATCATATAGCCAGAAATATGAGTAGTATAAAACAGTTTCAATTTATACAGCATAGCAATGAGAAGGCTACTCTCAAGGTGGTTAAAAGTAGTAAGTTTAAACAAAAGGATATAGATAATTTTGTTGAAGAAATTGAAAATGTTTTAGGAGTAGAAGAGGTAAATGTAAAATATATGAAGGATATTCCCACTTCAAATTCTGGTAAAATTAGGTATGCAATAAGGGAGTTTGACATTGACTAA
- a CDS encoding glycosyltransferase family 4 protein, which produces MRVLHLISGGDTGGAKTHVLTLLKELNKQIDAQLLCIMEGVFTKEAKEMGIPITIMLQKKRYNIFIVRKMIKFINDNNFDILHCHGARANFLAILLKPWIKIPIITTIHSDYKLDFTNDRYKQLFYTPINSLALRGISYYIAVTEAFKDMLVDRGFDEDVIYEVYNGISFNDESDLLTKREFFQKYNISLEEDVLYIGSVARLHPVKGIDVFLKGAVEVIKNYPMARFVVAGEGPDRKKYEYFIEKNNLTDKVFLLGHVEDIVSFYNAIDINVLASYSESFPYALLEGGRQKKPTVSSSVGGISKMIDHGENGFLFQPGDYKSMSKYLLTLIKDEELRLKIGKAFYEKIKNDFSSGKMAERHIEIYKEILEGRKLK; this is translated from the coding sequence ATGAGGGTACTTCATTTAATATCTGGTGGAGATACGGGAGGTGCCAAAACCCATGTCTTAACCTTACTAAAAGAACTCAATAAACAAATAGACGCTCAGCTATTATGTATAATGGAAGGTGTATTTACTAAAGAAGCAAAGGAAATGGGTATACCTATAACAATTATGCTTCAAAAAAAGAGGTATAATATATTTATAGTAAGAAAAATGATTAAATTTATAAATGATAATAATTTTGATATACTTCATTGTCATGGTGCAAGGGCTAATTTTTTAGCTATATTATTAAAGCCATGGATAAAGATACCTATTATTACTACTATACATAGTGATTATAAATTAGATTTTACCAATGATAGGTATAAGCAGTTATTTTATACTCCTATTAATTCCCTAGCTTTGAGGGGTATATCTTATTATATTGCTGTTACAGAGGCATTTAAAGATATGTTAGTGGACAGGGGATTTGATGAAGATGTCATATATGAAGTATATAATGGGATTTCATTTAATGATGAGTCTGATTTATTGACTAAAAGAGAATTTTTTCAAAAATATAATATATCTTTAGAAGAAGATGTTCTATATATTGGTAGTGTAGCTAGATTACATCCAGTGAAAGGTATAGATGTATTTTTGAAGGGAGCCGTAGAAGTAATAAAAAACTATCCCATGGCAAGGTTTGTTGTAGCGGGAGAAGGTCCAGATAGAAAAAAATACGAATACTTTATTGAAAAAAACAATTTAACAGATAAAGTATTTTTATTGGGACATGTGGAAGATATTGTTTCTTTTTATAATGCCATAGATATAAATGTATTGGCATCTTATAGTGAGAGTTTTCCCTATGCATTATTAGAGGGAGGTAGACAGAAGAAACCTACAGTGAGTTCCTCGGTAGGAGGCATATCAAAGATGATAGACCACGGAGAAAATGGCTTTTTATTTCAGCCAGGAGACTATAAGAGTATGTCGAAATACTTGTTAACTTTAATTAAAGATGAAGAATTGAGACTTAAAATAGGAAAAGCATTTTATGAAAAAATAAAGAATGATTTTTCTTCTGGAAAAATGGCAGAACGACATATCGAAATTTATAAAGAGATATTAGAAGGGAGAAAACTTAAATGA
- a CDS encoding P1 family peptidase gives MQGKKRIDSYGINIGILPKGKKNKITDVKGIRVGHCTIDTSENKTGITVILPTEDNIYQNKLVAASHVINGYGKTLGLIQIDELGTLESILALTNTLNVGLVHDAVVEYMIEKSKKDGLEIKSINPIIAECNDSYLNDIQMRAVKQEHVFKAIKDAKVDFQEGDVGAGKGMSCHQLKGGIGSASRTIMLDDEKYTVGILVLSNHGKLKDLTIDGRNVGRKIYEELNVEDKNSLGSIISVIATDIPLSSRQLKRICKRTVVGLSRTGSFIGNGSGEIVIAFSTGNTIRYDQEILSLKVINENKIDIIFRAVAECEEEAILNSMITANRVVGIGGKIRESLKNVLDGNM, from the coding sequence ATGCAGGGAAAAAAAAGAATAGACAGCTATGGAATAAATATTGGCATATTACCAAAGGGCAAAAAAAATAAAATTACTGATGTTAAGGGTATAAGGGTAGGTCATTGTACCATTGATACCTCTGAAAATAAAACAGGTATAACAGTAATATTGCCAACAGAGGATAATATATACCAAAATAAGCTAGTTGCTGCATCACATGTAATAAACGGATATGGAAAAACCTTGGGACTTATACAAATTGATGAGCTAGGAACCTTAGAGTCTATCCTTGCGTTAACTAATACATTAAATGTGGGATTAGTACATGATGCAGTGGTGGAATATATGATAGAAAAATCTAAAAAAGATGGACTTGAAATTAAAAGTATAAATCCAATAATAGCTGAATGTAATGATAGCTATTTGAATGATATTCAAATGAGAGCAGTAAAACAGGAGCATGTATTTAAGGCTATAAAAGATGCAAAAGTAGATTTTCAAGAGGGAGATGTGGGTGCTGGAAAGGGTATGAGTTGTCATCAGTTAAAAGGTGGAATTGGCTCTGCTTCAAGGACTATAATGCTAGATGATGAAAAATATACTGTTGGTATTTTAGTACTGTCTAATCATGGAAAATTAAAGGATTTGACTATTGATGGGAGAAATGTTGGAAGAAAAATCTATGAAGAACTAAATGTGGAAGACAAAAATAGTCTGGGATCTATAATATCTGTTATAGCCACAGATATTCCCCTTAGCAGTAGACAATTAAAAAGAATATGTAAAAGAACAGTAGTAGGATTATCAAGAACAGGATCTTTTATAGGTAATGGAAGTGGTGAAATAGTTATTGCTTTTTCTACTGGAAATACCATTAGATATGATCAAGAGATTCTTTCATTAAAGGTTATAAATGAGAATAAAATAGATATAATTTTTAGAGCAGTAGCTGAATGTGAGGAAGAAGCAATATTAAACTCTATGATTACTGCTAATAGAGTGGTGGGCATAGGGGGGAAGATTAGGGAATCTTTGAAAAATGTTTTGGATGGAAACATGTGA
- a CDS encoding amidohydrolase, producing the protein MDIILFNGDVYTLDDEGTKAEAIAIKKNKVYAIGNNKDILKLTDKDTRLIDLQGRFVVPGFIDSHMHLLNYGYTRAKVDLNNASSIDDLITLGNNARENRDLKEGDWILGRGWNNDFFTENRFPNRYDLDKISTEFPVCYTRACGHVAVVNSKALEIAGINKKSQQISGGKFDIDKSGEPLGIFRENALDLIYGIIPDPDIDKVKEMITKGIDDAVKQGITSIQTDDFEQLPKKEYEKVIKAYTELVEEKRLKARIYEQCLIPDIERLKEFLNKGYNTGWGNEYYKIGPLKLLSDGSLGARTAYMTVPYVDDSQTMGIPVFSQEKLDELVMTAHDEGMHVIIHCIGDAAMYMAFKSFERALKQKPKKDHRHGIVHCQITDLNLLEKFKRLNIVAYIQPIFLHYDMHIVENRIGIERAKHTYNWKSMIDMGIHAPGGSDAPVEKFDVLPNMYSAITRKDLNGYPKNGWLPDQKIGVEEALKMFTIEGAYASFEEDVKGTLEVDKYADIVVLEKNLYKIEPEEIKDVKVDLTIVGGNIVYHRNSQW; encoded by the coding sequence GTGGATATTATATTGTTTAATGGTGATGTCTATACTCTAGATGATGAAGGAACTAAAGCTGAAGCTATTGCTATAAAGAAAAATAAAGTTTATGCTATTGGAAATAACAAAGACATACTTAAATTAACAGATAAGGATACAAGACTTATAGATTTACAAGGTAGATTTGTAGTCCCAGGATTTATAGATAGTCATATGCATTTATTAAACTACGGTTATACTAGAGCAAAGGTGGATTTAAATAATGCCTCTTCAATAGATGATTTGATAACCTTGGGAAATAATGCCAGGGAAAACAGGGATTTAAAAGAAGGCGATTGGATACTTGGAAGAGGGTGGAATAATGATTTTTTTACAGAGAATAGATTTCCCAATAGATATGATTTAGACAAAATATCTACTGAATTTCCAGTGTGTTATACTAGGGCCTGTGGTCATGTGGCTGTTGTAAATTCTAAGGCATTGGAAATAGCAGGTATCAATAAAAAATCTCAACAGATCTCAGGAGGAAAATTTGATATAGATAAGAGTGGAGAACCCTTAGGTATATTTAGAGAAAATGCATTGGATTTGATTTATGGAATCATACCAGATCCAGACATTGATAAAGTAAAAGAAATGATAACTAAGGGCATTGACGATGCTGTTAAACAAGGGATTACTTCAATACAAACAGATGACTTTGAACAACTTCCTAAAAAGGAGTATGAAAAAGTAATAAAGGCATACACAGAATTGGTTGAAGAAAAAAGATTAAAAGCAAGGATTTATGAACAGTGTCTAATACCAGATATTGAAAGGTTAAAAGAGTTTTTAAATAAGGGATATAATACGGGATGGGGAAATGAATACTATAAAATTGGACCTTTGAAATTGTTGTCAGATGGTTCTTTAGGTGCTCGCACAGCTTATATGACAGTTCCCTATGTAGATGATAGCCAGACAATGGGAATACCTGTGTTTTCCCAAGAAAAATTGGATGAATTAGTGATGACAGCACATGATGAAGGAATGCATGTGATTATTCATTGTATTGGTGATGCAGCTATGTATATGGCATTTAAAAGCTTTGAAAGGGCCTTGAAACAAAAGCCAAAGAAAGACCATAGACACGGAATAGTCCACTGTCAAATAACTGATTTAAACTTATTAGAAAAATTTAAAAGATTAAATATAGTAGCCTATATACAACCTATATTTTTACATTATGATATGCATATAGTAGAAAATAGGATTGGCATTGAAAGGGCTAAGCATACATATAATTGGAAAAGCATGATAGATATGGGGATTCATGCCCCAGGAGGCTCGGATGCACCAGTTGAAAAATTTGATGTACTTCCAAATATGTATTCAGCAATAACAAGGAAAGACCTTAATGGATACCCCAAAAACGGGTGGCTTCCTGATCAAAAGATAGGAGTAGAGGAGGCACTAAAAATGTTCACTATTGAGGGTGCGTATGCATCATTTGAAGAAGATGTAAAGGGGACGTTAGAAGTGGATAAATATGCAGATATTGTAGTCCTTGAAAAAAATTTATACAAAATAGAACCAGAAGAAATAAAAGATGTAAAGGTAGATTTAACCATCGTGGGTGGTAATATTGTTTACCATAGAAATAGTCAGTGGTAA
- a CDS encoding glycosyltransferase, whose product MKKALMVAYQFPPMGGSGVQRTTKFVKYMPEYQWEPVVFTREVKNIELKDETLLGDIPSNTKIIRTKSWDLTELPGVLKLGGKAIARKILIPDGERLWQIFNEKKAIDIIRKENIDLIYTTSYPYSDHLLGLKLKKKFPQIPWVADFRDEWTKNPYLLDNPHYSLRMNIERNMEKQIMEGANYIITNTPIMMKNFIDSYPFTKEKFCVIPNGYDETDFQGTSEVDCKRDKFVITYTGSFYGRRSPETFFQSIKDLVHQGKIEEDKIQIQLIGNYIVKRLDALIKKYGLENMVHILPYMEHRESIKELIKSNVLLLIVGAGPGAEAFYTGKVFEYMRTGRPILALVPEEGVAADVIKETDTGLVSDSRDIEKIKENICKLYNKWTRGERSIDPDWTKVKSFDRKALTKRLVDVFDNVIS is encoded by the coding sequence ATGAAAAAAGCATTAATGGTTGCATATCAATTTCCTCCAATGGGAGGCTCTGGAGTGCAACGTACAACGAAGTTTGTTAAATATATGCCTGAGTATCAATGGGAGCCTGTGGTATTTACTAGGGAAGTTAAGAATATAGAGCTGAAGGATGAAACTTTATTGGGAGATATTCCGTCTAATACAAAGATAATTAGAACTAAATCTTGGGATTTGACAGAATTACCAGGGGTTTTAAAGCTTGGAGGCAAGGCAATAGCAAGAAAAATACTTATTCCTGATGGAGAGCGCTTATGGCAGATTTTTAATGAGAAAAAGGCAATAGATATTATAAGAAAAGAAAATATAGACTTGATATATACTACATCATATCCATATAGTGATCATTTACTGGGTCTAAAGCTCAAAAAAAAATTTCCTCAGATACCTTGGGTAGCTGATTTTAGAGATGAATGGACTAAAAACCCATATTTATTAGATAACCCCCATTATAGTTTAAGGATGAATATTGAGAGGAATATGGAGAAGCAGATAATGGAAGGTGCAAATTATATTATAACAAATACCCCTATAATGATGAAGAACTTCATTGATAGTTATCCATTTACTAAAGAGAAGTTTTGTGTAATACCCAATGGATACGATGAAACAGATTTTCAGGGGACATCTGAAGTAGATTGTAAAAGGGATAAGTTTGTTATAACTTATACGGGATCATTTTATGGTAGAAGAAGTCCAGAGACATTTTTTCAAAGCATCAAGGATTTAGTGCATCAAGGAAAGATAGAAGAAGATAAAATACAGATTCAATTGATAGGTAATTATATAGTGAAAAGACTAGATGCCCTTATAAAAAAATACGGACTAGAAAATATGGTTCATATATTGCCTTATATGGAACATAGAGAGAGCATAAAGGAATTAATAAAATCCAATGTCCTTCTGTTGATAGTGGGTGCAGGACCTGGGGCAGAGGCCTTTTATACTGGAAAAGTTTTTGAATATATGAGAACTGGACGTCCTATTTTAGCATTGGTACCAGAAGAAGGTGTTGCAGCAGATGTTATAAAAGAGACTGATACAGGGCTTGTTTCTGATAGTAGAGATATAGAGAAAATAAAGGAAAATATATGCAAATTATACAATAAGTGGACAAGAGGAGAAAGAAGTATTGATCCAGATTGGACAAAGGTTAAAAGTTTTGATAGAAAGGCATTGACAAAGAGATTGGTAGATGTATTTGATAATGTTATATCATAA
- a CDS encoding nucleotide sugar dehydrogenase, whose amino-acid sequence MKKKICILGLGYIGLPTAAMFATHGHKIVGVDVNNTVVSELNKGKITIEEPYLDIMVQSAVKSGNLVARSTPEDADVFIIAVPTPINKDKTADMSYVVSATESIVPCLKKGNIVILESTSPPGTVENLLIPILEKSGLDVGRDLLVAHSPERVLPGRILKELEENNRIIGGVNQESCEAVKELYRTFVKGEIYLTTPTTAEMTKLMENTFRDVNIALANELAKICESMKINAWEVIELANKHPRVNIHQPGPGVGGHCLAVDPWFIVEKQPKTAKIIDLSRKTNDSMPTHVYDRIKEILSGIKDNKKVTILGVTYKPNIDDLRESPVLELIDLLEQDDDIDISIFDPHVFTCKYIEKDMYNALKDSDLAVLAVNHDYFKNVDFQNMKGVMKTPNILDTRNFWSEDIVNDLGLDYYLLGKK is encoded by the coding sequence ATGAAGAAAAAAATATGTATATTAGGACTTGGATATATAGGACTTCCTACTGCTGCTATGTTTGCTACTCATGGTCATAAGATAGTGGGAGTAGATGTTAATAATACAGTTGTTAGTGAATTAAATAAAGGTAAAATAACTATAGAGGAACCATATTTGGACATTATGGTTCAATCAGCAGTTAAATCAGGAAACTTGGTAGCTAGGAGTACCCCTGAAGATGCTGATGTATTTATAATTGCAGTACCTACACCTATAAATAAAGACAAGACTGCTGATATGTCATATGTAGTATCGGCAACAGAATCTATAGTACCTTGTTTGAAAAAGGGTAATATTGTCATATTAGAATCTACATCACCTCCAGGGACTGTTGAAAATTTACTCATACCTATTTTAGAAAAGTCAGGACTCGATGTGGGACGAGATTTATTAGTTGCCCATTCTCCAGAGAGGGTACTTCCAGGAAGGATATTAAAGGAATTAGAAGAGAATAATAGAATAATTGGTGGAGTTAATCAGGAATCTTGTGAAGCGGTAAAGGAATTATACAGAACCTTTGTAAAGGGTGAAATATATCTTACGACACCTACAACTGCTGAAATGACAAAGCTCATGGAAAATACCTTTAGAGATGTGAATATTGCATTGGCCAATGAATTAGCTAAGATATGTGAGAGTATGAAAATAAATGCATGGGAAGTAATAGAATTAGCCAATAAACATCCTAGAGTAAATATACATCAACCAGGTCCAGGGGTAGGGGGACATTGTTTAGCAGTAGATCCCTGGTTTATAGTAGAAAAACAACCAAAAACTGCAAAGATTATAGATCTTAGCAGAAAAACAAATGATAGTATGCCAACACATGTATATGATAGAATAAAGGAAATACTGTCTGGAATAAAAGATAATAAAAAGGTGACTATACTTGGGGTTACATATAAACCTAATATAGATGACTTGAGAGAAAGTCCTGTTTTGGAACTTATTGATTTACTAGAACAGGATGATGATATAGATATATCAATATTTGACCCCCATGTATTTACTTGTAAATATATTGAAAAGGATATGTATAATGCATTGAAGGATAGTGACTTGGCAGTATTAGCTGTGAATCATGACTATTTTAAGAATGTAGACTTTCAAAATATGAAAGGAGTTATGAAGACTCCTAATATTTTAGATACGAGAAATTTTTGGAGTGAAGACATAGTTAATGATTTAGGTTTAGATTATTATCTTTTAGGCAAAAAATAA
- a CDS encoding DUF4330 domain-containing protein, whose translation MIDKKGKLFGIINVVDLMALVLIVLLVGALGYKMIGSKNGLSLGTETEIKDVTIRVRARLKPEETAKALSKGDKLVAKNTYANGTIESVSYEDGDYSVPTDDGRLVVTKHPLWKDIEVVIKGTTDVSGPIIKLDGQEIRIGGEYWVKTQKVEILGEVIGMEIE comes from the coding sequence ATGATTGATAAAAAAGGAAAACTGTTTGGAATAATAAATGTAGTAGATTTAATGGCTTTAGTTTTAATAGTCCTTCTTGTTGGGGCTTTAGGGTACAAAATGATTGGTAGTAAGAATGGCTTGTCCCTAGGAACTGAAACTGAGATTAAAGATGTCACAATTCGCGTAAGAGCAAGGTTAAAGCCTGAAGAAACTGCAAAGGCACTTAGTAAAGGTGATAAGTTGGTTGCAAAGAACACATATGCTAATGGCACAATTGAGTCTGTATCATATGAGGATGGAGACTATTCAGTGCCTACAGATGATGGAAGATTAGTTGTTACTAAACATCCTCTTTGGAAGGATATTGAAGTGGTAATAAAAGGGACAACTGATGTCAGTGGACCCATCATAAAGTTAGATGGTCAAGAGATAAGAATAGGTGGAGAATATTGGGTAAAAACTCAGAAGGTAGAGATACTGGGAGAAGTAATTGGCATGGAAATAGAATAA